From the genome of Papaver somniferum cultivar HN1 chromosome 2, ASM357369v1, whole genome shotgun sequence, one region includes:
- the LOC113352214 gene encoding 60S ribosomal protein L28-2-like — MTTVPGSLIWEIVKRNNAFLVKEFGNGNQMVQFSKALNNLWLANAKTVSVQSGKGSGVVLANKQKNPSALNKRSKEVHKTVMKKEFSRMVKAAGNQVADYFYRRDLKSTALARLSSVHRSLKVALSGVKKMNRQTSKKSNWV; from the exons ATGACAACAGTACCAGGGTCTTTGATTTGGGAGATCGTCAAGAGGAACAACGCTTTCCTCGTCAAAGAGTttggaaatggaaatcaaatgGTTCAGTTCAGTAAAGCACTCAACAATCTTT GGTTAGCAAATGCGAAAACAGTTTCAGTTCAATCTGGAAAAGGTTCAGGTGTTGTTCTTGCTAACAAACAGAAGAACCCTTCAGCCTTG aacaaaagaagtaaagaagtacACAAAACTGTCATGAAGAAGGAATTCAGTAGAATGGTTAAGGCTGCTGGCAACCAG GTTGCCGATTACTTCTACAGAAGGGACTTGAAGAGTACAGCTCTTGCAAGGTTGAGCTCTGTGCACAGGAGTCTCAAGGTTGCCCTGTCTGGTGTTAAGAAGATGAACAGGCAGACTTCCAAGAAATCTAACTGGGTTTAA